ACCCtgattaaatttcaatccaTATACAATGCATGTGAAAACCTTCGACAAATTGAGAACTTATGTATATAATGAGTTTTTAATCGATAATTATAATCACTTTTCCTATGAAATTGATACTTGGACATCGGCGCATCTTTCGATCCATTTCGATGTCAAGAAATTGAGCATCAGATACGGATAAAAATACAGATATATATCACTTGCgttaaaacatttttacaattagaacattttatttatagtcCTTCCGTATTAGATATCGAGCTCTTGTAGCGTAtaaacattattttaaaatgaaCACCTCGAAATTACTTTCACCCGTTTATGCAGACGACGTCATTTATACGCATAATTAATACATTTACTTCGCAATATTTTGTCAATCGTTTCCCGAACGACATTCGCCACAAGTAGCAACACTTCTATCATCAGAAAATTGTTATACCAATTCAAATTGTTTTGTgttgacgaaaaatttatatcgatCGTTTCTCAGCCGTGCAGCGAAGAGAAAGCTGTATCATTGcgacacatacatacatgtgaaTAGGTACGTATTATTTTATGCGTATGTGGCAGAAACTGTGATGTTATAGTTCACAGCGAAACGGAAAAGTGAAAAGTTTCACATCGAATGATCTTCAACGCAATAACTAGAAAATTCCCATACGTGTAAACGCTGCAAGCGTGAGGCATCCAGCGTGTTATTTGTCGTGAATGTTACGACTCTCGCGGTAAAATaattgacaagaaaaaaacgcGGTTTTCTTAATTTACTGCACCGTCGAGAACTGGATAAATAtatagtgataaaaaaaataaaaaaaaacttcaatcaGAATACACGGAACAGCGCAAGAGCGCGTGACGTCCCATATCAGACAGTTGCGCGCTTTAACATAACAAGTTCATTATACACAAACCATAATCGCTTAGatatgattaaattttaatttataatgaaCCTGCCAAGGAATGGTATACTTTATATTCAACTGTAAGAACCGCTTTTAAAATCTTATCGTTAGTATTATTACAGTCTAATGTCCATCCACCATTATTTTCGATTGTCGATCATTTATTACCTGCGGCGATAGTTGGACCGCGTAAATCTTGAGGGAGGAAACGGTAGCTTCGATTAATCCGAATTACAATTGGACGAGGAAAACCACGGGGAAGCTTTATTGCTGTAGTATAATTATCTACACGTCGTTTTACGGTTTTCGCACACTCGATTTATAAGCACCTCCAAAGGATAGTTGCAAAACAGCGACAAGAGAAATGTATCTGTACACTCGGAAACCGCATCACTGAATGCTTTCGTAGCTCGTAAAAGGAATACGAGAATTAGTGATTTACACTGCTTACGAGCGGGAGAGAGCGTGGAGAGAGTGGGAAGTTGAGGAGGGTGACTTATGTCTGAATAATATCTCAGGACCAAAATCAAACTGcagtaactaaaaaaatttcgtttcttcgACACTTCCGTCAAAACTTATGTAGTACCATTTAATACTTTAATTTGAACATATATTCGTAagtaaacttttttccaaatgTTACGGTTTTGGTTTCGGCATGCGATATGTATCTATACGGCGATACTTTGATGGGTGATTGACTGCTCGATCTCAGCACGTTCCCGCGTTTAtgtaatcaaaaatataaaaaaactgTAAACCCAAGAGactgcagaaaaaaaaacaataattcaatCAGAActatgagtgaaaaaaaaaaaacagagaaaacaaagaaaatgaatGCCCAGTTACGAATGTGTTAATATGGCGATTTACAAAAAACGTAAAGaacttttttaaaatacaAAGTTTTGCAGGAATTATGGCTATTACACAGTATCGGAAGCTGTTTAGGGTTTGGTATCTTCTAAATAGTTACACTCTAAATACGAAAACTAATAATTTTTGTGACAAGTGCGCATAAAATAAGGATGTCTTGACGAGCGTAAAACACTAGTGCGTAGAAATTGACTTTTAAGCACtagtttcatcaaaattttagTATATTCTATCCACTGCTACTAGACGCAACGGaataaaatttggtaaaagATAGGTAATCATAGATTTATAACTAAATTTAAAACTGCGAGTTCGGAACTTTGTCATAATTTAATTTACAAACCTAGTTTCGATGCTTGATGCATGGCTATAGTGTTTCACAGCAAAAACTTCGTTCATAACTCCTACAAGTGATCGGTTATCGTATAACTTTTATGTAAAATATGAGCGGCGAAAGACTGAGAAtcattaatttaataaatacatttatgtCAAAGGAATGATAACAATTTATGCTGACTAGTTTATAAGTTGCGATGTGTCTTATTACTAACCGTGCAATGATCTTTACCTAGACACGGTTGTAGTTTCCGTTTATAGTTATAGCTTATCAACTATTTCGGTGGGATCTCAGGTACTGATAACGGTGGTGAACAAGGCACTATGATAGCGTCAAGGAAACGTCTTTCGGATTAATTAATAGTGGCTATGATCAATTTGTTTTCCGTTCTTTTTCACCCAGAGATTCAGCtaccgaaaaaattttcttcagacATATTATGGAACGAAACTAAATACTCAATaagagaaaatgaataatatgcAGATATGCTGTTTGTAGTACTTCCATTTCTAATACCAAGTATGAAAAACCTAGGTAATAATCCAAAGACAGTAATATTAACTGATCGGATAGAAAAGTTCCCCCGCAAATCTTTCAGTCGCACACGAAAAATATGCACGAACTTTAGGTATCTATGACCTTGAATTTTCCTCAAATCATCAACGAGCTGCTTGTACTGTTCATATCTTCCTGAAGTTGAGTACGATCACGAACTCTGGTGCACATCAAGCTGTATTCAAGAACACCGATTCTGACGTTCATCTCCGAGATTTCGTTCTTCATTTTTGTAATCgtttttttgatatttatcAAGGGAGCTGCAggaagaaagttgaaaaatttttttacatccacACTCAACGATCCATAATTAACTAATTCAAATTGTTTAGTATTGAACTGCAATTGTTACTTACTTCCATCTGTCATGCTTGATCCTCTCTCATCCATTTCTCGCTTAACTTGCTCTAATTCGTCAGTTAATTTATTTAGAGTTCTCGTTCTCTCAGTCACTCCACCACTGACGTCTCTGTACTGTTCCTTCACTTTCGACATTTCCTCCTGATCACAGAGACAATGCCAAATgatgaaattcagtaaatacCTCTGTAGTCTTTATGGCTTGTGTGAACTTTATCACATTGTCTTAGATCACAGTAAATCCATTTGCTTACTTGCAATGTTTGAAATTCGTTTAGGACAGGCTCCAGTTGTCTGTTTACATACATTTCTCGTGTTTTTATCTTATCCAACGTACTTGCTATGTCGGAATGCAACCTCTCTAATTGGCTCTTTGTATTGCCAAGATTCGCATAAATGTTTGACCGATGTTGTTTCATTTGATCCAAGTGAGCTCTCCAGTCTCGGGAATCTGTAGatgatgaactttttttattacgaaagttttatatatttctgatacagaaattgaaataaaaaacgtttAACAACCAGGAAAGGTTTTGAGAAAAACCACGTCGCTATACatgaaatcaatcaatcaattatttgaataCTTACCAGTTTTTACAGTTACCTTCAGCTGAGGTAAGACTCTCTCTAATTCGAGTTTCCATTCTTCCATGTCTGTTTTAGACTCAAGGATATTCTCCGGCTTCTGAATGTCAAGCTACAAAatattgtattaaaaaaattaggatttttttgcattcaattttccatgcacttttatttttttttaatcatagcATTTTCGGTGAAATCATTTGAGAGGTAACAGAATGCATTTACAGTTTTTCTGTCGACCATCTAAATTGACGCTaatgtacaaataaaaatttgtcaaagtcTGAATTAGTTTACTAATTACCATATTTTGTCCATATAATTTAGTTATGTCATCTACATGTAAAAcgtcatcctcgtcctcctcctcataCTCAGCCAACATTTCCTCCTCAACTTTTTCCAGTATCAACTCCGCATCGTCATCTTCTATCTCAGGTTCCGGTGTAGGATCTTCTGGGGGTATTTCAACTCTGCATCAATAAAGACACTTGAAATATGCGATCTACTTTCATCCGTAGTGTTTCAAGGGAAACCACTTTGGGCTTTCGATTTGGCATGTTGACTATCATTCGTGATAACATTACATAGAATAAATGGAAGCATATAATTTAACGTATTTGTGAAAtctgaaaattacaaaacgaAAGGCAGATCTTTGCAGGTTTGATTTTAAACTAGAGCACccaaatacaaaatgattaaGACCATGAATCAAACATTAACAATGCcctttgaaataataatgtagGTATAATTCAAGCCTGTTCATATCATTCCTGCTTACTTTTTCCATTTGAAATTGACAATTCTGATAGCCTGATCAGCGAGGCAGTCCAATACATAAATAGCATGCTCGCCAGCGCCCTGCTTTAATTTGTTTGGAGGAAATTCGACGGCAACGTCGATAGCTCTGAGGTGATCGAGAATCATGGATATAGTTGAGTTTGGATCATCGTATTCCTGCGGCTGTTCAAAACTCGTTCCACTTTTCCTTATCAACCAGGCAGCAAGCGAAGTAAACATGTAAAACTGCTCCCCCGAATTGGTCGCAACAACAAAGTAATGCCTGTTGAATTAATATCgcatggtgaaaaaattacgcaGGCAAATGAGTAGGATCCTAGTTAGTAAGAAGACCGTACCTGTTTATAggtttcattttcatattttgtacGAATTCAGTGTCGTAATTGAGGATTTTCAACTTATCAATTAAATCCTCCATGCGTACGCTGGGCGCGTAAGCTGCGCTAGGCGCCGTCGCATCTTCAATTACGATCTTTGGTGTTTCCCGAAACATTTTCACCTGTTATCAAAATATGCGGACGTTCCTGATCGTTTTGCTTTAACCAAGTCCGTGGCTTTATCTGGCTGTCAGTAAATGTATGACAAGTAAACAAACTCGCGTCATTTGAGGATCGGGATCGCAACTTCGGTGGCTCTCTTTAGCATGAAGATAATGAAGTTCGCAACGTAATCCGCGTCGGTAAGACTCCTTTCTGTCGGATTTGTCGGTTTCACGCTTACCACACAAAATATCACTGACAGTGGAGCGCGTACGATTGCTTAGAGCATACACCATGGAGAAAGCTTGGCAGCGGAAAAAGCATGGAAAGTGTCCCCGAGTGCGAAAGAGAGGAAAGCTAAGACTCCATGTGTAACGtccgaccggaacgtccgtatgttttatcgattattattactgcatgttacttttatcaactaaccaaactcgaagtacgagaatcttgtaaccataagaaattaaaacaactgtctaactatttggaatacccctagatggaaataactatgaaattcactagccAAGGCTTAcaaaccatgttacgagatcttcgtaCTACAGAgaactataatattattatacgttattatatatcactatcacattaacactataattaactaacacaattatacccaattattatatagcactcagcaatgccatttgtgcattcggagcTGAGAGCTATACTTAAGCAACATACGCTTTACTATATAGCCTGGAgtatagaagactgtaaaaccatagataaatgcataaccaatataatgtaaagatagcactgctgcaataACCCATAAAACCAGAGACTGCAAAACCATCAAACCGTGAATGCTAATTACCCAGCATGAACTATACCTTCTTCCGCAacgccgtattgtaggcaacacgcgcaacgttttgaaggcaatgcagatctccaatgtggagccatacAGAGCCTTACCTAGAGAATACATTAGGAaacttaccgacgaaacgaaaacgttctagaagcttccaagccgatttatatcaatataagaattaacaacTACAGAAGGGAATCATATACAaaagcacacatgtaaacctgctctAAAGCTATGAATCATCAAATTACTAGGTATTCTAAACCTGTTaagatagttataacacaaacaactaaagatattcgcagcagcgtgattctaataatgttaaacaaataacaaactatGTTCATAAACAATTGCTATTGCACTCCAGgttaacaacgacagtagtcgactttaatacatatgcaattctatatagatacaactataaaactaacaacgacagtagtcgactataatacatatacaattctatatagatataactaataaactaacaaacgacaggtaaccaaaatgaaatatgggcTTTGTAACGAGCAAGATAGCAAAAACAGTAAGAGATAGACAGGTAGTTAAGTGGCTGAGGGGCGCCAGaaagggggctggcgccacaaagggggctggcgccacaaagggggACTGGCGACACAACGAAAAGCTCACGCAGTTCGGAGAACTACGGAACCAAGTCCACGCACCTACACCACCGCACCAAGCAGCGATATACCATACGTAAAAACctacaatatagtaatagctaaagaaataagatcacaggcgtgcatgcggcgaagatgtcgtgccctaattagaattcctagaaaagaggggaggtgcgcaaaggcgaccaaaaaactagagagggggatcgttctgcgcaacgatcgacccctataaaaacggcgaccgaTCACTCGATCGCTCTCTTGTGTTTCTACCTCCAGATTCGTCATCTAgttccggtacagtctcgcggtaaaatcctttagccttttgcattaaaactttcatacaacgttactctgcccaaaagttCAGCGAGCTTCAACTCCATTTTTACTAAGTCTAAGATCTTACACTGTGTAACTCTGCGTTTGTGACTattaaatatcaaacttataaaataaaccaagttagtcaaaatatccaaatattaAAGTCGGTTATTTCGCTAAAAacctctcaccaatctacaAGTCATCGCATCCAGAATACTCTCAAAAAGGTAAgccaaattaaatcttttatccaacaatttctccctcttcggttcgttcgactagagcgacagaatgcccgttgtccggtgtatttcaatacttaatcggtaattggtgacccaaactactgatgtgagtctggCTGTAACTGTGTGTGAATGTTTCCGGTGTCTAACATCTGGAGATTTCCACTAGGTACCGTTCCGACGTCACACCATGTATGCGTTGAGCTCCGGCAAATGCTGCGGTGACCAATCAGGAGCCCGGCGCAAGTCCGGCAGCGGCAACCTCCGGCACGCCGCACCGCACTGCGTTGAgatcaaaatattttagtttttccgCAGTGTTACGTGCCAGCCGGTATCCACGGCGGCGCCCTCCCTACGCCCTACCTGACCAGCGTGCAGTTACCATAAGAGAGCCTTACGTGCTCTTACCGATAGTCGTAGATTAATACTAACACACATAGTCACCATCATAacgtccaaattcttatatcGATAGTCCTCATACGCTAGATTAACCGTTATTTTATCAGTCATATTCATAACATACatggtatatatt
The Neodiprion lecontei isolate iyNeoLeco1 chromosome 3, iyNeoLeco1.1, whole genome shotgun sequence DNA segment above includes these coding regions:
- the LOC107217734 gene encoding intraflagellar transport protein 57 homolog — protein: MFRETPKIVIEDATAPSAAYAPSVRMEDLIDKLKILNYDTEFVQNMKMKPINRHYFVVATNSGEQFYMFTSLAAWLIRKSGTSFEQPQEYDDPNSTISMILDHLRAIDVAVEFPPNKLKQGAGEHAIYVLDCLADQAIRIVNFKWKKVEIPPEDPTPEPEIEDDDAELILEKVEEEMLAEYEEEDEDDVLHVDDITKLYGQNMLDIQKPENILESKTDMEEWKLELERVLPQLKVTVKTDSRDWRAHLDQMKQHRSNIYANLGNTKSQLERLHSDIASTLDKIKTREMYVNRQLEPVLNEFQTLQEEMSKVKEQYRDVSGGVTERTRTLNKLTDELEQVKREMDERGSSMTDGTPLINIKKTITKMKNEISEMNVRIGVLEYSLMCTRVRDRTQLQEDMNSTSSSLMI